In uncultured Cohaesibacter sp., a genomic segment contains:
- a CDS encoding methyltransferase produces the protein MSEIDLDALQEAYNNALQLEKAGKFDEAAEGYRKALQLDPEDHIGASVRLASMQRGPSPNKAPVAYVATLFDQHAAAFEKILVDDLGYAVPMMVREMITAYQPERRFARMLDLGCGTGLTGISMKERVDNMIGVDISTGMLDEAYDKEVYDDLYAGDVVEFLSEIEDDGEGEASGWDLIVSTDVLPYLGELEEKFHHVGRCLDAGGLFAFSSETLPEEEFRNEAFKVGPKQRFAHSERYIRQLLDANRMDVRHFELIVVRTDEGKPIYGHLVLAQKQQATA, from the coding sequence ATGTCCGAGATTGACCTCGACGCCTTGCAAGAGGCCTATAATAATGCACTACAGCTTGAAAAGGCTGGCAAATTCGACGAAGCCGCCGAGGGCTATCGCAAAGCGCTGCAACTGGATCCGGAAGATCATATCGGCGCTTCGGTGCGTCTCGCCTCCATGCAGCGCGGTCCTTCGCCAAACAAGGCGCCGGTTGCCTATGTGGCGACATTGTTTGATCAGCATGCGGCGGCGTTTGAAAAGATTCTCGTGGATGATCTGGGCTATGCCGTGCCGATGATGGTGCGCGAAATGATCACGGCCTACCAGCCGGAACGCCGCTTTGCCCGCATGCTGGATCTTGGCTGCGGCACCGGCCTGACCGGCATTTCCATGAAGGAACGGGTAGACAATATGATCGGGGTGGATATTTCCACCGGCATGCTCGACGAAGCCTATGACAAGGAAGTCTATGACGACCTTTATGCTGGCGACGTCGTCGAGTTTCTCAGCGAAATCGAGGATGACGGAGAAGGCGAGGCCAGCGGCTGGGATCTGATTGTCTCGACCGACGTGCTGCCCTATCTGGGCGAACTGGAAGAGAAATTCCACCATGTGGGCCGTTGCCTTGATGCGGGCGGACTATTTGCCTTCTCCTCGGAAACCCTGCCGGAGGAAGAATTCAGGAATGAAGCCTTCAAGGTCGGGCCAAAGCAGCGCTTTGCCCATTCCGAGCGCTATATCCGCCAGTTGCTGGATGCCAACCGGATGGATGTTAGGCATTTCGAGCTGATCGTGGTCCGCACCGATGAGGGCAAACCGATCTATGGTCATCTCGTGTTGGCCCAGAAACAGCAGGCCACAGCCTGA
- a CDS encoding pitrilysin family protein codes for MSVNMTRLANGMTVVSDQMSHLKSSAVGVWVNAGSRSEQENEHGISHLLEHMAFKGTETRSAVQIVEEIESVGGDVNASTGIENTSYFVRILEDDLPLAIDILGDILANSVFDEEELEREKQVIIQEIGAAYDMPEDRVFDHILEQAFPDQPLGRTILGTPETVQNFSSFDIENYMGSHYHGPNMILSAAGAVRHEDLVDLGEKAFSGFSKTAPKPLQKAIYRGGESRDLQKDLMEAQVVLGFEGCPFINDNYYVAQLLAAILGGGMSSRLFQEVREKRGLCYSIYTFHWGFEDSGLFGIHAATGAEHLDELLPVITGELTRVAEDLTVQELDRARAQIKASLLMGMESPASRAGQLSRQIVLYGRPRLLEEMEETVADVTVDDVRKLAQKIFCSGVPSMASVGPVEKLMRIDEVADRLGAPRPRG; via the coding sequence TTGTCCGTCAATATGACCCGCCTTGCCAATGGCATGACTGTTGTTTCCGATCAGATGTCACATCTCAAGAGCTCTGCGGTCGGCGTCTGGGTCAATGCCGGTTCGCGGTCTGAACAGGAAAATGAACACGGCATTTCCCACCTGCTGGAGCATATGGCTTTTAAGGGTACGGAAACCCGCTCTGCCGTGCAGATCGTGGAAGAGATCGAGTCCGTGGGCGGCGATGTCAATGCCTCTACCGGCATTGAGAATACCTCCTATTTCGTGCGCATTCTTGAAGACGATCTGCCTCTGGCGATTGATATTCTGGGCGATATTCTGGCCAATTCGGTCTTTGACGAAGAAGAGCTTGAGCGCGAAAAACAGGTGATTATTCAGGAAATCGGCGCCGCCTATGACATGCCCGAAGATCGAGTCTTCGATCATATTCTGGAGCAGGCCTTTCCCGATCAGCCCCTTGGCCGGACGATTCTCGGTACGCCGGAAACCGTGCAGAACTTCTCCTCCTTCGATATCGAGAATTATATGGGCAGCCATTATCATGGCCCCAACATGATCCTTTCGGCTGCCGGAGCCGTGCGGCATGAAGATCTGGTGGATCTGGGCGAGAAGGCCTTCTCGGGCTTCAGCAAGACCGCGCCCAAGCCTCTGCAAAAGGCCATCTATCGCGGCGGCGAAAGCCGGGATCTGCAAAAGGATCTCATGGAAGCTCAGGTCGTGCTCGGCTTCGAGGGCTGTCCTTTCATCAATGACAATTATTATGTTGCCCAGTTGCTGGCTGCCATTCTGGGCGGCGGGATGTCATCGCGGCTGTTTCAGGAAGTGCGCGAGAAGAGGGGCCTTTGCTACTCCATCTATACCTTCCATTGGGGCTTTGAAGACAGCGGCCTGTTTGGCATTCATGCTGCCACCGGGGCGGAACATCTGGATGAATTGCTGCCCGTGATCACCGGCGAACTGACACGCGTTGCCGAGGATCTGACGGTACAGGAACTGGATCGCGCCCGCGCCCAGATCAAGGCCAGCCTGTTGATGGGCATGGAAAGTCCCGCCTCAAGGGCTGGCCAGCTTTCCCGTCAGATTGTCCTCTATGGTCGCCCCAGATTGCTGGAGGAAATGGAAGAAACCGTTGCCGATGTCACCGTTGATGACGTCCGCAAGCTGGCACAGAAAATTTTCTGCTCGGGCGTTCCGTCCATGGCATCGGTTGGCCCGGTTGAAAAACTGATGCGGATCGACGAGGTGGCCGACCGTCTGGGTGCCCCCCGGCCCAGAGGCTAG
- the gcvT gene encoding glycine cleavage system aminomethyltransferase GcvT, translating into MADLNGALKTPLFALHEELGGSLVDFAGYALPVRYPAGIMAEHIHCRDSAALFDVSHMGQALLEGPDHETTARALEALTPSAFAKLAPGRMRYSVFLNESGGIIDDFIVTRPADPALDGTLMLVVNGACKEKDYAFLEQNLPQGITLKRLDDKALIALQGPKAVDALSRHAPNADSLTFMSHTLDQIDGKSVGISRCGYTGEDGFEISCAADDAEAIARLLLNEAEVQPAGLGARDSLRLESGLCLYGHDLDENTDPAEADLGWAIQKSRREDKAFPGADRILKGLTEGPARIRVGLRIEGKAPAREGAEIQDMDGKVIGIVTSGGFAPSLQAPIAMGYVPPAFASEGTKVKLAVRKRALEAEVAPMPFVPQRYIRKP; encoded by the coding sequence ATGGCTGACCTGAATGGTGCCCTAAAGACTCCCCTGTTTGCTCTGCATGAAGAATTGGGCGGAAGCCTAGTAGACTTTGCCGGCTATGCCCTGCCCGTGCGCTATCCGGCAGGCATCATGGCCGAGCATATTCACTGCCGCGACAGCGCAGCTCTGTTTGACGTATCCCATATGGGACAGGCGCTGCTTGAAGGCCCAGACCATGAGACCACAGCCAGAGCGCTCGAAGCGCTGACCCCTTCCGCTTTTGCCAAGCTGGCTCCGGGCCGCATGCGCTATAGCGTGTTTCTCAATGAGAGTGGTGGCATCATCGATGATTTCATCGTGACGCGCCCGGCCGATCCGGCGCTGGATGGCACCCTGATGCTGGTGGTCAATGGTGCATGCAAGGAAAAGGACTATGCTTTCCTTGAACAGAATTTGCCTCAAGGCATCACCCTCAAGCGACTTGATGACAAGGCCCTGATTGCTCTGCAAGGGCCAAAGGCCGTCGACGCGCTTTCGCGCCATGCGCCAAACGCGGACAGCCTGACCTTCATGTCGCACACCCTTGATCAGATCGATGGCAAAAGCGTCGGCATTTCCCGCTGTGGCTATACCGGCGAGGACGGCTTCGAGATTTCCTGCGCCGCAGATGATGCCGAAGCGATCGCCCGCCTGCTGCTCAACGAAGCGGAGGTGCAACCGGCAGGGCTTGGTGCGCGTGACAGCCTGCGCCTTGAAAGCGGCCTCTGCCTTTATGGCCATGATCTGGATGAAAATACCGATCCGGCTGAAGCCGATCTGGGATGGGCAATCCAGAAAAGCCGCCGTGAGGACAAGGCCTTTCCGGGCGCGGATCGCATCCTCAAGGGTTTGACAGAAGGTCCTGCCCGTATTCGTGTCGGCCTCAGGATCGAAGGCAAGGCTCCGGCTCGCGAAGGGGCAGAAATTCAGGATATGGACGGCAAGGTGATCGGCATCGTGACATCGGGAGGCTTTGCGCCCTCCTTGCAGGCTCCGATTGCCATGGGCTATGTGCCGCCGGCTTTTGCCAGCGAGGGCACGAAAGTGAAGCTGGCCGTGCGCAAACGCGCGCTGGAAGCCGAAGTCGCACCCATGCCATTCGTTCCGCAGCGCTATATCCGCAAGCCCTGA
- a CDS encoding GNAT family protein translates to MRHGSARGAVHPRLSGYNVYLRHPVKGDFAQWVRLRTQSAGFLKPWEPLWPRDDLTPRGYKRRLDQYRRDRKSGRGLPFLIFDARSNRLIGGVNVSNIRRGICQTATIGYWMGENYAGQGNMGRALALLLPYLFDCEGLHRIEAACLPSNHASIAVLKKSGFQQEGKARSYLCINGKWEDHLLFAALRSDVIMSAGF, encoded by the coding sequence ATGCGTCACGGGTCAGCCCGCGGTGCGGTTCATCCCAGACTGAGTGGTTACAATGTCTATTTGCGCCATCCGGTGAAGGGCGACTTTGCCCAGTGGGTCAGACTGCGCACCCAGAGCGCCGGTTTTCTCAAGCCATGGGAGCCGCTCTGGCCACGGGATGATCTCACCCCAAGAGGCTATAAGCGTCGGCTGGATCAATATCGACGCGACCGCAAGTCAGGGCGCGGCTTGCCCTTCCTGATTTTTGACGCGCGAAGCAACCGGCTGATCGGCGGGGTCAATGTCAGCAACATCCGCAGGGGAATCTGCCAGACCGCAACCATCGGCTACTGGATGGGGGAGAATTATGCCGGACAAGGCAATATGGGGCGGGCCTTGGCCTTGCTCCTGCCCTATTTGTTTGATTGTGAGGGTCTTCACCGGATCGAGGCTGCTTGTCTGCCATCCAATCATGCTTCGATTGCAGTGTTGAAAAAGTCAGGCTTTCAGCAGGAAGGCAAGGCAAGAAGCTATCTCTGCATCAATGGAAAATGGGAAGATCATCTGCTCTTTGCCGCCTTGCGCAGCGATGTCATCATGTCGGCGGGTTTCTGA
- the thrC gene encoding threonine synthase: MKYVSTRGNAPELGFCDAILAGLASDGGLYVPKVWPTLGDEEIASLAGKSYAEIAFAVMWPYVEGEIAEETFRTMINEAYASFRHDAVAPLVQTGPNEYVLELFHGPTLAFKDVAMQLLARLMDYVLAEKGARATIVGATSGDTGGAAIEAFRGRSNTDIFILFPNGKVSSVQQRQMTSVLDDNVHCIALNGNFDDCQGLLKDMFAHQSFRDTIAMSGVNSINWGRIMAQIVYYFSSALSLGAPFRPVSFTVPTGNFGDIFAGFVAKQMGLPIDKLIIATNQNDILARTLESGSYEVRGVNPSVSPSMDIQVSSNFERLLFELHERDSGAVNRMMAGLKQSGSFSIEEQPLALLRQGFAADRASEEDTAHTIKTVLADSGYLLDPHSAVGVHVARKIAAASLAAKAEEDDSEEGCLAPMIVLSTAHPAKFPAAVEAASGQYPALPVWLGDLMERQERLSVIDNKLEDVEAFILEHSRAAKQKDA; encoded by the coding sequence GTGAAATATGTGAGCACGCGGGGCAATGCGCCTGAACTGGGCTTTTGTGATGCCATTCTGGCAGGGCTTGCCAGTGACGGAGGCCTTTATGTGCCCAAGGTCTGGCCGACTCTGGGCGATGAGGAAATCGCCTCATTGGCCGGAAAAAGCTATGCGGAAATCGCTTTCGCGGTCATGTGGCCCTATGTCGAGGGCGAAATTGCGGAGGAAACCTTCCGCACCATGATCAATGAAGCCTATGCCAGCTTCCGCCATGATGCCGTCGCGCCTCTGGTCCAGACCGGCCCGAATGAATATGTGCTTGAACTGTTCCACGGCCCCACGCTGGCCTTCAAGGATGTGGCCATGCAGCTTCTGGCCCGTCTCATGGATTATGTTCTGGCCGAAAAGGGAGCCCGCGCCACCATCGTCGGGGCGACATCCGGCGATACCGGCGGCGCTGCCATCGAGGCTTTCCGTGGCCGCTCCAATACCGATATTTTCATTCTCTTCCCCAATGGCAAGGTTTCTTCGGTGCAGCAGCGCCAGATGACCTCCGTGCTCGATGACAATGTGCATTGCATCGCCCTTAACGGCAATTTCGATGATTGTCAGGGGCTGCTCAAGGACATGTTCGCCCATCAGAGCTTCCGCGACACCATTGCCATGTCCGGGGTAAATTCGATCAACTGGGGCCGCATCATGGCCCAGATCGTCTATTATTTCTCCTCCGCCCTGTCTCTGGGGGCGCCATTCCGTCCGGTATCCTTCACGGTGCCGACTGGCAATTTCGGCGATATTTTCGCAGGCTTTGTTGCCAAGCAGATGGGCCTGCCGATCGACAAGCTGATCATTGCCACCAACCAGAATGACATTCTGGCCCGCACGCTGGAAAGCGGTAGCTACGAGGTCAGGGGTGTCAATCCGTCCGTCTCGCCAAGCATGGATATTCAGGTTTCGTCCAATTTCGAGCGCCTGTTGTTCGAACTGCATGAAAGGGACAGCGGCGCTGTTAACCGCATGATGGCCGGTTTGAAGCAGTCTGGCTCTTTCTCCATCGAGGAGCAGCCTCTGGCGCTTCTGCGTCAGGGCTTTGCAGCAGATCGCGCCAGCGAGGAAGACACCGCACACACCATCAAGACCGTGTTGGCCGACAGTGGCTATCTGCTCGATCCCCATTCGGCTGTCGGTGTTCATGTCGCCCGCAAAATCGCCGCCGCTAGCCTTGCTGCCAAGGCCGAAGAGGATGATTCCGAAGAGGGCTGTCTGGCACCAATGATCGTGCTTTCAACGGCCCATCCCGCCAAGTTCCCCGCCGCTGTCGAGGCAGCATCAGGGCAATATCCAGCCCTGCCGGTCTGGCTTGGCGATCTGATGGAGCGGCAAGAGCGCCTCAGCGTCATCGACAACAAGCTCGAAGATGTCGAAGCCTTCATTCTTGAACATTCTCGCGCCGCCAAACAGAAAGACGCCTGA
- the rnhA gene encoding ribonuclease HI has product MSKVTIYTDGACSGNPGPGGWGALLTMGDHEKELCGGEANTTNNRMELTAAIEALNALTRACEVDLYTDSQYVKGGITGWIYGWKKNGWKTSAKKPVKNVELWQALDEALRRHKVEWHWVKGHAGHDGNERADELARRGMAPFKEG; this is encoded by the coding sequence ATGAGCAAAGTGACAATCTATACCGACGGGGCCTGCTCGGGCAATCCGGGGCCAGGCGGCTGGGGAGCCTTGCTGACCATGGGCGACCATGAGAAGGAGCTGTGTGGCGGCGAAGCCAACACCACCAACAATCGCATGGAGCTAACGGCGGCAATCGAGGCTCTCAACGCGCTGACACGTGCCTGCGAGGTGGATCTCTATACCGACAGCCAATATGTCAAAGGGGGAATCACCGGCTGGATTTATGGCTGGAAGAAAAATGGCTGGAAAACTTCGGCCAAGAAGCCGGTCAAGAATGTCGAGCTTTGGCAGGCGCTTGATGAGGCCTTGAGACGGCACAAGGTGGAATGGCACTGGGTCAAGGGCCATGCCGGCCATGATGGCAATGAACGCGCCGACGAGTTGGCCCGGCGCGGAATGGCTCCCTTCAAGGAAGGGTAG
- a CDS encoding type II toxin-antitoxin system ParD family antitoxin has protein sequence MNKTDNTVEIGAYFEQFISKQVASGRFSSDMEVLQAGLRLLEEKELRFHLEKSKLTDNGLDGEDALSSSDMDAGEMPRSFTQAMRALATAASDTDNALPAIPVTKGLLRPQIAAE, from the coding sequence GTGAATAAGACAGATAACACGGTAGAAATCGGAGCTTACTTCGAGCAGTTCATCTCCAAGCAGGTGGCAAGCGGACGTTTTTCCAGTGATATGGAAGTGCTGCAAGCCGGTTTGCGTCTTCTGGAAGAAAAAGAACTGCGTTTCCATCTGGAAAAGAGCAAGCTGACAGATAACGGCCTTGATGGGGAAGACGCTTTGTCTTCATCCGATATGGATGCTGGCGAAATGCCTCGTTCCTTCACCCAGGCCATGCGAGCACTGGCAACAGCTGCAAGCGATACCGACAATGCTCTGCCCGCTATTCCCGTTACAAAGGGCCTGCTGCGTCCGCAGATTGCTGCGGAATAA